One Maribacter cobaltidurans genomic window carries:
- a CDS encoding BfmA/BtgA family mobilization protein — protein MDSFITIRFKRKTAKRFQEFSKTHFKTHTEAMENILDFFFYNEISPKEKLGPTGRTIEAKLLKRINAVIAIMRDVEKTQTKPTVAMIQSLFETEQPNKKPLILEKKYAEEKKEVRFREKQNPSNQL, from the coding sequence ATGGATTCATTCATCACCATCAGGTTCAAAAGGAAAACTGCCAAACGTTTTCAGGAATTTTCAAAGACACACTTCAAGACCCATACCGAAGCAATGGAAAATATCCTTGATTTTTTCTTCTATAACGAGATATCGCCAAAGGAAAAATTGGGTCCGACAGGGCGAACCATCGAAGCCAAACTATTAAAAAGAATCAATGCAGTCATCGCTATAATGCGTGATGTTGAAAAGACACAAACCAAACCCACGGTCGCAATGATTCAATCCCTTTTTGAGACAGAACAGCCAAACAAAAAACCGCTGATTTTAGAAAAGAAATATGCCGAAGAAAAAAAGGAAGTACGCTTCCGTGAAAAACAAAATCCAAGTAACCAACTGTAA
- a CDS encoding DUF6876 family protein, which yields MKAQVNEIKEGLQHFHGTEMFYQIPLLRTRFTDGLKYLANVADCFWLITDTSVIAKSLMNRSEFITIDFKRLSEEKQDFTGYEAEIIYTDGNDNILEKHGYRATDFPLDELRLFFVNDTLMLPSEY from the coding sequence ATGAAAGCACAAGTTAACGAAATCAAAGAAGGATTGCAACATTTTCACGGAACGGAAATGTTCTACCAAATCCCATTATTAAGAACACGTTTTACAGACGGACTAAAATATCTTGCCAATGTAGCAGATTGTTTTTGGCTCATTACGGACACGTCCGTAATTGCAAAAAGTCTGATGAACCGAAGCGAGTTTATAACCATAGACTTTAAAAGATTGTCCGAGGAAAAACAAGATTTTACAGGATACGAAGCTGAAATTATTTATACAGATGGCAACGATAATATTTTGGAAAAACACGGTTATCGGGCAACCGATTTTCCACTCGATGAACTGCGGTTATTTTTTGTAAATGATACGCTGATGTTACCAAGCGAATACTAA
- a CDS encoding PhnA domain-containing protein: MGLLEDLQNRSGHVCELCGAKDNLEVYEVPPVSTGGFDGSVLACTTCIGQIENPDTTDSNHWRCLNDSMWSEYDAVKVLSWRMLSRLKSEGWPQDLLDMMYLEDETLEWAKATGEGISDADKIIHRDANGAILENGDSVVLIKDLKVKGSSMVAKQGTAVRRISLDHENAEYIEGKVDGQQIVIITKYVKKV; this comes from the coding sequence ATGGGGTTATTGGAGGATTTACAAAATAGGAGCGGCCATGTTTGCGAACTCTGCGGAGCAAAGGATAATCTTGAAGTTTATGAAGTGCCACCTGTCTCGACCGGAGGTTTTGATGGGAGCGTGCTGGCATGCACTACCTGTATTGGTCAAATCGAAAATCCTGATACGACCGATTCCAACCATTGGCGTTGTCTTAACGATAGCATGTGGAGTGAATATGATGCCGTAAAGGTATTGTCATGGAGAATGTTATCTAGATTAAAATCCGAGGGTTGGCCCCAAGACCTATTGGACATGATGTACCTGGAAGACGAAACCTTGGAATGGGCGAAGGCCACTGGAGAAGGAATTTCAGATGCTGATAAAATCATACATAGAGATGCCAATGGAGCTATTTTGGAGAATGGAGACTCCGTTGTATTAATCAAGGACCTAAAAGTAAAGGGGTCCAGTATGGTAGCCAAACAGGGAACGGCGGTTCGCAGGATTTCCTTGGACCATGAAAATGCCGAATATATTGAGGGCAAAGTAGATGGTCAGCAAATCGTAATCATCACAAAATATGTGAAGAAGGTCTAA
- a CDS encoding dipeptidase, which yields MKNVKEYIANHKDRFLTELIELLKIPSISADSAFSQDVLDTADAVKLALENAGCHNVEIHETDGYPIVYGEKIIDENLPTVLVYGHYDVQPPDPMDLWNSPPFEPVIKKTELHPEGAIFARGACDDKGQMYMHVKALEFMVKTDQLPCNVKFMIEGEEEVGSNNLATYVSENREKLKNDVILISDTGMIANDIPSITTGLRGLSYVEVEVTGPNRDLHSGLYGGAVANPINVLAKMIASLHDEDNHITIPGFYDKVEQLSEAERAEMAKAPFSLEAYQKSLDIESVYGEKGYTTNERNSIRPTLDVNGIWGGYTGEGAKTVIASKAYAKISMRLVPNQDWREITELFKNHFESIAPKGVRVKVKPHHGGQGYVTPIDTDGYQAASKAYETTFGKKPIPQRSGGSIPIVSLFEKELDSKTILMGFGLDSDAIHSPNEHFGVWNYLKGIETIPYFFEYFAESKQ from the coding sequence ATGAAAAACGTTAAAGAATACATCGCCAATCACAAAGACCGCTTTCTTACAGAACTCATTGAACTCCTAAAAATTCCCTCCATTAGTGCCGATTCGGCCTTTTCCCAAGATGTACTTGATACAGCAGATGCCGTAAAGCTGGCCTTGGAAAATGCTGGATGTCACAACGTGGAAATACACGAAACCGATGGTTACCCCATAGTTTATGGTGAAAAGATTATTGATGAAAATCTTCCTACCGTTCTGGTTTATGGACATTATGACGTACAACCCCCGGACCCAATGGATTTATGGAATTCTCCCCCATTTGAACCGGTAATCAAGAAAACGGAACTTCATCCTGAAGGTGCAATTTTTGCAAGAGGAGCCTGTGATGACAAGGGTCAAATGTACATGCATGTTAAGGCATTGGAATTCATGGTTAAAACTGACCAATTACCCTGCAATGTCAAATTTATGATCGAAGGCGAAGAAGAAGTGGGCAGTAATAATCTGGCCACCTATGTTTCGGAGAACAGGGAAAAACTGAAAAATGACGTCATATTAATTTCCGATACGGGAATGATCGCCAACGATATACCCTCTATCACCACGGGACTTCGAGGTTTAAGTTATGTGGAAGTCGAGGTAACTGGACCCAATCGAGATCTTCATTCCGGATTGTATGGAGGTGCCGTAGCCAATCCCATTAATGTTTTGGCCAAGATGATTGCCAGCCTTCATGATGAAGACAACCACATCACCATTCCAGGATTTTATGACAAAGTAGAACAGCTTTCGGAAGCGGAGCGTGCCGAAATGGCAAAAGCACCTTTTTCCTTGGAAGCATATCAAAAATCATTGGACATTGAATCCGTGTACGGCGAAAAAGGCTATACGACCAACGAAAGAAACTCCATAAGACCCACGTTGGATGTCAACGGTATTTGGGGAGGTTATACGGGCGAAGGTGCCAAAACGGTCATCGCCAGTAAGGCCTATGCAAAAATTTCCATGCGTCTGGTACCCAATCAAGATTGGAGGGAAATTACGGAACTGTTCAAAAATCATTTTGAATCCATAGCCCCAAAAGGTGTCAGGGTGAAGGTAAAACCGCACCACGGTGGCCAAGGCTACGTTACCCCAATAGATACCGATGGCTATCAAGCAGCTTCCAAGGCCTATGAGACCACCTTTGGAAAAAAACCGATTCCACAACGAAGCGGGGGTAGCATTCCTATTGTTTCCCTGTTTGAAAAGGAGCTGGATAGTAAGACCATTTTAATGGGATTTGGGCTGGACAGTGATGCCATTCATTCCCCAAACGAACACTTCGGTGTTTGGAACTATTTAAAAGGCATCGAAACCATACCCTATTTCTTTGAATACTTTGCTGAAAGCAAGCAGTAG
- the mobB gene encoding MobB family relaxase encodes MYITITPQKLGGNYSKSSADFVGYLEKENQGLEQQDMEHFFNQYGDEISAEEVVREIDGNTAKLEKHEPRFYSITVSPSKYELKRLQNHSKDLQKYTREIMKDYVASFNREINGRPITIDDIKYYAKIEHQRTFKGTDFQIKENQPYATKILQLKTEIRNVQDGRAEGNVKKLEKEIVKLEREAPHQQNGKRIVQGMPKAGNQSHIHIIVSRKDASNKFSLSPGSKYKASDVELNGKTVKRGFDRDGFFTKAEKTFDQTFGYRRNFAETYKARKDFIKNPKIYFASLMKLPTNEKALAFKIMGKSGIPMMPSIPVTQAQLAMKIFNRLRRGTEVAIKSSSIGI; translated from the coding sequence ATGTACATTACAATCACACCTCAAAAATTAGGAGGTAATTATTCTAAAAGTTCGGCTGATTTTGTTGGCTATCTGGAGAAGGAAAACCAAGGATTGGAACAACAGGATATGGAGCATTTTTTTAACCAATATGGCGACGAGATTTCAGCAGAGGAAGTGGTCAGGGAAATTGATGGCAATACCGCAAAACTTGAAAAGCACGAGCCACGGTTTTATTCTATTACCGTAAGCCCTTCAAAATACGAACTGAAACGGTTGCAAAACCATAGTAAAGATTTGCAAAAATATACCCGTGAGATTATGAAGGATTATGTGGCTTCATTTAATCGCGAAATCAATGGGCGACCCATTACTATCGATGACATAAAATACTATGCAAAAATTGAACATCAAAGAACCTTCAAAGGCACGGACTTTCAGATAAAAGAAAACCAACCGTATGCCACAAAAATACTTCAGCTTAAAACTGAAATCCGAAATGTGCAAGATGGGCGAGCGGAAGGGAATGTCAAAAAATTGGAAAAAGAAATTGTGAAACTCGAAAGAGAAGCACCGCACCAACAGAACGGAAAACGAATCGTACAAGGAATGCCAAAAGCGGGAAACCAAAGTCATATCCATATAATTGTGAGCCGTAAGGATGCTTCCAATAAATTCAGCTTGTCCCCAGGAAGTAAATACAAAGCTTCCGATGTTGAATTAAATGGTAAAACGGTAAAACGAGGATTTGATAGAGATGGATTTTTTACGAAAGCAGAAAAGACTTTTGACCAGACTTTTGGCTATCGAAGAAACTTCGCCGAAACCTATAAGGCAAGAAAGGATTTCATCAAGAATCCGAAAATCTATTTTGCTTCATTAATGAAATTGCCCACCAACGAAAAAGCATTGGCGTTCAAAATAATGGGAAAAAGTGGCATCCCGATGATGCCGAGTATTCCTGTTACACAGGCACAATTGGCAATGAAAATTTTTAATAGGCTACGACGTGGTACGGAAGTGGCCATCAAATCGAGTTCCATCGGAATCTAA
- a CDS encoding alpha/beta hydrolase, whose translation MKISENGSKALPILAVLFFICSVHVGLSQEESYALSEDSKPQPNVPKGTVTKHIFKSDLFEGTTREYYVYVPQQYRKDQPAALMIFQDGHAYVKEDGDFKTPIVFDNLIHKKEMPVTIGIFINPGHQSSELPENPFRASNRSWEYDELSDLYSRFLIEEIIPEVAKNYNLTSDPKMRAICGLSSGGICAFTAAWERPDYFYRVLSHIGSFTNIRGGHNYPSMIRRHAKRNIKVYLQDGSGDLNNQYGNWWLANQQMASSLEFRDYDYIFVKGTGGHNGKHGGAIFPEALKWLWKD comes from the coding sequence ATGAAAATTTCAGAGAACGGTTCAAAAGCATTACCCATCCTAGCGGTCCTATTCTTTATATGCAGTGTTCATGTAGGTTTATCTCAAGAAGAGTCCTACGCATTATCCGAGGATTCAAAACCTCAGCCCAATGTACCCAAAGGAACCGTTACCAAACATATTTTTAAAAGCGACCTGTTTGAAGGAACCACTAGGGAATATTATGTATATGTGCCGCAGCAGTATAGGAAAGACCAACCGGCGGCCTTAATGATATTTCAGGACGGACATGCCTACGTAAAGGAAGATGGCGACTTTAAGACGCCGATCGTATTCGACAACCTCATCCATAAAAAAGAGATGCCCGTGACCATTGGTATTTTTATCAATCCCGGACATCAATCCTCGGAACTGCCCGAAAATCCTTTTAGGGCCAGTAACCGAAGTTGGGAGTACGATGAATTAAGTGATCTTTACTCCCGATTTTTAATCGAGGAAATTATTCCCGAAGTAGCAAAGAACTACAATCTAACCTCCGACCCAAAAATGCGTGCCATTTGCGGACTTTCTTCAGGTGGCATTTGTGCATTTACCGCAGCTTGGGAGCGGCCTGATTATTTTTATAGGGTGTTGAGCCATATTGGAAGTTTTACGAATATTCGTGGTGGTCATAACTATCCATCTATGATCAGAAGGCATGCAAAGAGAAATATTAAAGTCTACTTGCAAGATGGTTCCGGGGATTTGAACAATCAATATGGTAATTGGTGGTTGGCCAATCAACAAATGGCATCTTCCCTAGAATTTAGGGATTATGATTACATTTTTGTAAAAGGAACGGGTGGGCACAACGGAAAACATGGAGGAGCTATATTTCCGGAGGCCTTAAAATGGTTATGGAAGGACTGA
- a CDS encoding type IV secretory system conjugative DNA transfer family protein, with product MQMDNLVTVLFIIGLASSVFYGIFRVSRYAFVVNFLLIGAFVYYLNEQLPLVQIALYFVCPLILINIGMYVFLHKTDTPKSGNAKYQVNFATTKGNFKLDNIKRGVSIIGSAGSGKTESVVYGFLKHFEKEGFCGIIHDYKDFELTEMAYPLFKDSDIPFKVISFDKIIHRVNPIAPRYLENEESVNEVSRVLIENLLEQRESGTTGTTKFFNDAAEGLIGGLIWKLKCDYPKYCTLPHLIAIYQMLDTDSLIQFLETNTTSRAMADAFISGKDSDRQTAGVKSTLANALKRISTQRIFMVLSADEVPLNINSEENPAIISVVNNPKYETSYSPVIATIIHTITKQMSIRNSKPSFLLMEEAPTIRLLNMHRIPATLRSYNISTIYVMQDKIQNDMMYGDKASKAILSNLSYQFFGKVNDPDTAKYYERFFEIIKDPTKSISRGHNLDFDTRITTGEKEIPKIRADVFFRLKQGEFITYADGKDRKVQFKLANIQRELPQESKQFSQVDLEENFGRVYEEVRSIFS from the coding sequence ATGCAAATGGACAATCTCGTAACGGTACTTTTTATTATTGGTTTGGCCAGTAGTGTTTTCTATGGAATATTTCGGGTTAGCAGATATGCCTTTGTCGTCAATTTTCTATTGATTGGCGCTTTTGTGTATTATTTAAATGAACAATTACCATTGGTGCAAATAGCACTTTATTTTGTTTGTCCTCTGATATTAATTAATATAGGAATGTATGTATTCTTGCATAAAACGGACACCCCTAAAAGTGGAAATGCCAAATATCAGGTCAACTTTGCCACGACCAAAGGAAACTTCAAATTGGATAACATCAAACGAGGTGTATCCATAATCGGTTCTGCGGGAAGTGGAAAGACAGAAAGTGTAGTCTATGGTTTTTTGAAACACTTCGAAAAAGAAGGGTTTTGCGGAATTATCCACGACTACAAGGATTTTGAACTGACTGAAATGGCTTATCCTCTTTTTAAGGATAGCGATATCCCGTTTAAGGTTATTTCCTTCGATAAAATCATCCATAGGGTAAATCCTATTGCGCCACGCTATTTAGAGAACGAGGAAAGCGTAAACGAAGTCTCACGTGTATTAATCGAAAACCTTTTAGAACAAAGAGAAAGCGGAACTACAGGAACAACAAAATTCTTTAACGATGCAGCTGAAGGTTTGATTGGTGGATTGATTTGGAAACTGAAATGCGATTATCCCAAATACTGTACGCTGCCACATTTGATTGCCATTTATCAAATGCTCGATACCGATAGCCTTATCCAATTTCTGGAAACCAACACCACATCAAGAGCGATGGCAGATGCTTTTATTAGCGGAAAAGATTCGGATAGGCAGACGGCTGGTGTTAAAAGCACTTTGGCGAATGCGCTGAAACGAATTAGTACACAACGTATTTTTATGGTATTATCCGCAGACGAAGTGCCATTGAATATCAATAGCGAGGAAAACCCTGCAATCATTTCGGTAGTGAACAATCCAAAATATGAAACATCCTATTCGCCAGTCATCGCCACGATTATTCACACTATAACCAAGCAAATGAGTATTCGTAACAGTAAGCCTTCATTTCTCTTGATGGAAGAAGCGCCTACCATTCGATTGTTGAATATGCACCGTATTCCTGCGACACTTCGGAGCTATAATATTTCTACGATTTACGTAATGCAGGACAAAATACAAAACGATATGATGTATGGGGATAAGGCAAGCAAGGCGATTTTGAGTAATTTGTCCTATCAGTTTTTCGGAAAAGTCAATGACCCAGACACGGCTAAATATTATGAGCGCTTTTTTGAAATCATCAAAGACCCTACGAAAAGCATAAGTCGAGGGCATAATCTCGATTTTGATACACGTATTACGACTGGAGAAAAAGAAATACCGAAAATTAGAGCAGATGTATTCTTTAGATTAAAACAGGGCGAGTTTATAACATATGCAGATGGAAAGGATAGGAAAGTGCAGTTTAAATTGGCTAATATTCAAAGGGAGCTACCGCAAGAATCGAAACAGTTTTCTCAAGTTGATTTGGAGGAGAATTTTGGGCGAGTTTATGAAGAAGTTAGGTCTATTTTTAGTTAG
- a CDS encoding BlaI/MecI/CopY family transcriptional regulator, whose product MQLSKSEEELMNIVWKLKKAFMKDLLDAYPEPKPATTTVATLLKRMTDKGFVAYNSIGRSREYYPLVKKKDYFSKHVNGLIKNFFNDSPGQFASFFTQETNLSKAELEELKKLIDNEIKKK is encoded by the coding sequence ATGCAGCTATCAAAATCCGAAGAGGAACTCATGAACATAGTATGGAAATTAAAAAAGGCTTTCATGAAAGATTTGTTGGACGCCTATCCAGAACCCAAACCGGCCACTACCACGGTAGCTACACTTTTGAAACGCATGACGGATAAAGGTTTTGTGGCTTACAATAGTATAGGAAGAAGCAGGGAATATTATCCTTTAGTGAAGAAAAAAGACTATTTCTCCAAACATGTAAATGGGTTGATCAAGAATTTCTTTAACGATAGTCCGGGACAATTCGCCTCCTTTTTTACCCAAGAAACAAATTTGAGTAAAGCCGAATTGGAGGAATTGAAAAAATTAATAGACAACGAAATAAAAAAGAAGTAA
- a CDS encoding ParB/RepB/Spo0J family partition protein: MTTKASTTKKRSRAKSTAKKEVNGKKSSVLQIQNLPLGKIKPDPKQPRKTFNEDALKQLSESIEKHGVLQPITVRQLNGHYVIVMGERRYRASKLAGKKTVPCIVRTYENNDVLEVQIIENLQRQNVEPTEEAEAITYLNEKYAPTEIAKRLGRTGNFIRQRLKLAGLIEGFKHFVRNGEMTISLGVGVALFEPEEQQMMLETMGEDFNAHQINRMIKDQTYDLEKVSFDIYDKKLVPKVGSCVECPFNAANQGNLFGEGKMVCTKAACFETKKSKSLLNLIEKSKKENILLVPEIQQYWVDDENNQLIISQLEKNGLKVYLLDDVEIIENPIEPTIEAIQKEYQHYDYSEDELKAELDEAMQNYKEALEKFNSAKEDGFKNGIVFHPDSFQHKEIFVKIVEKSKNDSTEYSAPLANRKMADCTPEEQIVKINEREIRKKQIENNKQFEEVVEMIRETKYIDTKKTLSTDEMVAFSISLFENNVDYMSQQKYFSKFLGDTSKMTKVEMVENFKKKFKKEIFHKLIRYMLTKQVHFGESNHVNNLTNISFYNAMQGYYKSKIAGIEKEYAEKRDKREERLKERITVLEKQIEELND, encoded by the coding sequence ATGACAACAAAAGCGAGTACCACAAAGAAGCGCAGTAGAGCGAAATCTACTGCCAAGAAAGAAGTAAACGGAAAGAAATCATCCGTACTTCAAATTCAGAACTTACCATTGGGCAAAATCAAGCCTGACCCAAAGCAACCAAGAAAGACCTTTAACGAGGATGCGTTAAAGCAGCTTTCTGAGAGTATCGAAAAGCACGGTGTGTTGCAGCCAATCACGGTAAGGCAACTAAATGGCCATTATGTCATCGTGATGGGCGAACGCCGATATCGCGCAAGTAAATTAGCAGGAAAGAAGACTGTACCCTGTATCGTGAGGACTTATGAGAACAATGATGTTCTGGAAGTGCAAATCATCGAAAATCTGCAAAGACAAAATGTTGAGCCTACCGAAGAAGCTGAGGCGATTACTTACCTAAATGAGAAATATGCGCCTACCGAAATAGCGAAGCGATTGGGAAGAACGGGTAACTTTATCAGACAACGACTAAAACTGGCAGGTTTGATAGAAGGCTTTAAACACTTTGTCCGTAATGGCGAAATGACCATTTCCTTGGGTGTAGGTGTCGCGCTCTTTGAACCGGAAGAACAGCAGATGATGTTGGAAACGATGGGCGAGGATTTTAATGCGCATCAGATAAACAGGATGATTAAAGACCAGACCTACGATTTGGAAAAAGTATCTTTTGATATATATGACAAAAAATTGGTTCCAAAAGTTGGGTCTTGTGTAGAATGTCCTTTCAATGCAGCAAATCAAGGCAATCTTTTCGGCGAAGGAAAAATGGTCTGTACAAAAGCAGCCTGTTTTGAAACGAAGAAAAGCAAATCGCTTTTGAACCTGATTGAAAAATCCAAAAAAGAGAATATCCTTTTAGTCCCTGAAATACAACAGTATTGGGTAGATGACGAAAACAATCAGCTCATTATATCCCAATTGGAAAAGAACGGATTGAAAGTCTATCTATTGGACGATGTTGAAATTATAGAGAATCCGATTGAGCCAACAATCGAGGCTATTCAGAAAGAATATCAGCATTACGATTATTCTGAAGATGAATTAAAAGCAGAATTGGATGAAGCAATGCAGAATTATAAAGAAGCATTGGAAAAATTCAATTCAGCAAAAGAAGATGGATTTAAAAACGGTATTGTGTTCCATCCCGATTCATTCCAGCACAAAGAAATTTTTGTAAAGATTGTTGAAAAATCAAAGAACGATTCTACGGAATATTCGGCACCATTGGCCAACAGAAAAATGGCAGATTGTACGCCTGAAGAACAAATCGTAAAAATCAACGAAAGGGAAATCCGGAAGAAGCAAATAGAGAACAACAAGCAGTTTGAAGAAGTTGTAGAAATGATTCGTGAGACGAAATACATTGATACCAAGAAGACACTTTCAACAGATGAAATGGTGGCATTCTCGATATCGCTATTTGAGAACAATGTGGACTATATGAGCCAACAAAAGTATTTCTCAAAGTTCTTGGGCGACACTTCAAAGATGACCAAAGTTGAAATGGTTGAGAATTTCAAGAAGAAGTTCAAAAAAGAAATCTTTCACAAGTTGATACGCTATATGCTCACAAAGCAAGTGCATTTTGGCGAAAGCAATCACGTCAATAATCTGACGAACATTTCATTCTACAACGCAATGCAAGGATATTACAAATCCAAGATTGCCGGCATAGAAAAGGAATATGCCGAGAAGAGAGACAAACGTGAGGAACGTTTGAAAGAGCGCATCACAGTTCTTGAAAAGCAAATTGAAGAACTCAACGATTAG
- a CDS encoding single-stranded DNA-binding protein codes for MSTLKNHVQLIGNVGQEPTITNLESGKKVARFSLATNEYYKDAKGEKQTETNWHTVVAWGKTAEIIEKFVGKGKEVGVTGKLKSRSYEDKEGIKRYVTEIEANEILLLGSKNDK; via the coding sequence ATGAGTACTTTAAAAAATCACGTACAGTTAATCGGAAACGTTGGACAAGAACCAACCATTACAAACCTTGAAAGCGGTAAAAAAGTAGCCCGTTTTTCACTCGCAACTAACGAGTATTACAAGGATGCCAAAGGCGAAAAACAAACAGAAACCAATTGGCATACCGTTGTGGCTTGGGGCAAGACTGCCGAAATTATCGAAAAATTTGTAGGTAAAGGCAAGGAAGTAGGTGTTACGGGAAAATTGAAATCCCGAAGCTACGAGGACAAAGAGGGTATCAAACGATATGTTACCGAAATCGAAGCAAATGAAATCCTTTTGCTTGGAAGCAAGAATGATAAGTAA
- a CDS encoding single-stranded DNA-binding protein produces MKTIKNHVQLIGNIGQDPQVTNLENGKIVAQFSMATNENYKDAKGEKQSETHWHSVVAWGKLATIIEKYAVVGKQIAIEGKLAQRSYETKEGEKRYYTEVVAREILLLGSKNGK; encoded by the coding sequence ATGAAAACTATTAAAAATCACGTTCAGTTAATCGGGAACATTGGGCAAGACCCACAGGTTACAAATCTTGAAAATGGAAAAATTGTGGCGCAGTTCTCAATGGCTACAAATGAAAATTACAAGGATGCAAAAGGCGAAAAACAATCTGAAACCCATTGGCATAGTGTTGTGGCTTGGGGAAAACTCGCTACAATTATTGAAAAATATGCAGTAGTAGGAAAACAAATTGCTATTGAAGGCAAATTGGCACAACGCTCTTATGAAACCAAGGAAGGCGAAAAACGATACTATACCGAAGTTGTAGCAAGGGAAATTCTTTTGCTCGGGTCTAAAAATGGTAAGTAA